One genomic segment of Choristoneura fumiferana chromosome Z, NRCan_CFum_1, whole genome shotgun sequence includes these proteins:
- the LOC141440181 gene encoding granzyme H-like: MLLHFLFLTTAAAEMSPKIVGGGEADIEDWPFIVFIAIIGTEAAATCGGSLISAQTVLTAAHCLDDVTDNKQNFNEFKYTILMGHQKFQHSKMVRSVSDYETHHNYDPSATACDIGIMFLSKPVQFSTTVKKVLLMKKLSYKKDKLMQVAGWGAWKVDFPSNSLTLKSLAQTLLPAKKCDKFTDMGDLPAEGVICAGEVNATEFAYSGDSGGPLVRAGSQVQMGIVSYRAENYGITVYTSVPHYYKWIEDTQKRLYMAHCVEKAKRHSHGHHVVLKLASKTKVGGVTFSDYEEK; encoded by the exons ATGCTGCTACATTTCCTCTTCCTGACGACTGCAGCTGCAGAAATGAGTCCTAAAATCGTGGGAGGCGGCGAAGCGGACATAGAAGACTGGCCTTTCATAGTCTTCATAGCAATCATTGGCACTGAAGCAGCTGCGACATGCGGAGGCTCCCTCATCAGCGCTCAGACAGTACTCACAGCTGCACATTGCCTTGACGACGTGACAGACAACAAGCAGAACTTTAATGA GTTCAAGTACACAATCCTGATGGGCCACCAGAAGTTCCAGCACTCGAAAATGGTCCGTTCAGTCTCAGACTACGAGACCCACCATAACTACGACCCATCAGCCACAGCCTGCGATATCGGCATCATGTTTCTAAGCAAGCCTGTCCAGTTCTCCACGACTGTGAAAAAAGTGCTACTGATGAAGAAGTTGAGCTACAAGAAGGATAAACTGATGCAGGTGGCAGGGTGGGGCGCTTGGAAG GTGGATTTCCCAAGCAATAGCCTCACGCTTAAATCGCTGGCACAAACTCTTTTACCCGCCAAGAAGTGTGATAAGTTTACAGATATGGGAGATTTGCCCGCAGAGGGGGTAATTTGTGCTGGGGAAGTGAACGCCACAGAATTCGCTTACAG tgGAGATTCAGGAGGTCCTTTAGTGAGAGCTGGCTCCCAAGTTCAAATGGGTATAGTGTCCTACAGGGCAGAAAACTACGGTATAACAGTGTATACAAGTGTGCCACATTACTACAAGTGGATCGAAGATACACAGAAACGTCTCTATATGGCACATTGTGTGGAAAAGGCCAAGAGGCATAGCCATGGTCATCACGTAGTACTTAAGTTGGCGAGCAAAACGAAAGTAGGTGGAGTCACCTTTAGTGACTATGAAGAGAAATAA